A single region of the Lycium barbarum isolate Lr01 chromosome 2, ASM1917538v2, whole genome shotgun sequence genome encodes:
- the LOC132627076 gene encoding uncharacterized protein LOC132627076 isoform X2, which produces MVAAAEMSGGNGGGGRCLRRRKIMEKECPISVPRVSENNEITERPLKFDEITELPQQIDFYTQARKALCLRGPFDSSEDATTTTSTQHTAHLTLPNNLAQLLNKHSDSRKRHKKSNVGTETKKKSSSRQKGGRNTGIWDHVEEYFRELNVDDIDRLYKLGSFEFLGNDNRNLLYVPTFDNVGSVVNGSGVNDSGATVKEEKGNEQFMDVDSEGGKEKETELPKEENDGNVKPCSSSQSLPFSGLEWLLGSRNKIYIASERPSKKRKLLGGDAGLEKLLVARPVEGSVSFCHYCSLGDHGDVLNRLIVCSSCNVAVHQRCYGVQDDIEGSWLCSWCKQKNETVSKDKPCVLCPKSGGALKPCRERGQESSGLEFAHLFCSQWMPEVFVENTRIMEPIMNVDGIKDTRKKLICYLCKVKHGACIRCSNGACRTSFHPICAREARHKMEIWGKLGCDDVELRAFCVKHSDLQINSSSQQGRGTAVDISCVTGNSQLAASVTAKPHKLKLGLRNGDKTVLHTDNSISGLDKLNGDALHQDGLLEKGLSVKRQTECGVSQQPVDWGFCENKDGDVADPVNFTLILKKLIEQKKVDVKDVAVEIGVPSDLLASMLNDDKMVPDIQFKVAKWLKNHAYIGSLQKTLKVKIKSTIVPKVEAGVVDDLDSIRVTEPEITDFVPVKSVPPRRRTKNNVRVVKDGESLYSPKETLNIDGVAAEEAKTSVNGREDSSCPRELPSAGVRKVMVETIPSKATLAGDPNSDEEPSKVSIHCPGNGQAEQGALSDQNLATFADTSSTISSVSFDHLPDVLKREAFHSSYIHPFIQNRLRQMESGVPLDDLRQGEVSQIEASSSSGICCSQHSQQSASGNLLKLNGAWPEQLVKASAMGLLELSPADEVEGELVYYQHRLLCNAAARKRFSDDLIVKVVNSLQQETDAARQREWDTVLVSQYLYELREAKKQGRKEKRHQEAQTVLAAATAAAAASSRISSLRKDNVEESTHQEMNATNERLRLSSQQHPRVKETLSRPTGVRILPETNSDLVQLGSDISKDHARTCDVCRRSETILNPILVCTSCKVAVHLDCYRSVRNSAGPWYCELCEELLSSGGSGAQASYLWEKEKPCFVAECGLCGGTAGAFRKSNDGQWVHAFCAEWTFESTFRRGQVHPIEGLATVPKGNDVCLVCQRRKGVCAKCSYGHCQSTFHPSCARSAGLFLSMRTNGGKLQHKAYCDKHSLEQRLKSETQRHGVEELKSLKQVRVEFERLRLLCERIVKREKLKREVILCSHDILASSRDNAVLSALTRHPYFQPDVSSDSATTTSIKGYTDGCKSGSETIQRSDDITVDSAVAGKRHIKFPVNMDCDRKTDDISTSPNPVTQNPAQRVSFSGKQIPYRASSNSTDHGDKRLRYRKHMETFEKELLMTSNQASVKNQRLPKGYVYVPIRCLPKEEEAAPDECSGEPLDPDG; this is translated from the exons ATGGTGGCGGCGGCGGAGATGAGCGGTGGTAACGGCGGCGGTGGGAGATGTCTGCGGCGACGGAAGATAATGGAAAAGGAATGTCCAATATCTGTTCCTAGGGTTTCGGAAAATAATGAAATTACAGAAAGGCCCTTGAAGTTTGATGAAATTACGGAATTGCCCCAACAAATAGATTTTTACACACAGGCAAGAAAAGCTTTGTGTTTACGTGGTCCTTTTGATTCTTCTGAGGATGCTACTACTACTACTTCTACTCAGCATACTGCGCACCTTACTTTACCTAATAATTTAGCTCAGTTGTTAAATAAACATTCTGATAGTAGAAAAAGGCATAAGAAGTCGAATGTAGGTACCGAAACGAAGAAGAAGTCGTCGTCGAGACAAAAGGGAGGTCGTAATACTGGAATTTGGGATCATGTTGAGGAATACTTTCGTGAATTAAATGTGGATGATATTGATAGATTGTATAAACTTGGGTCTTTCGAGTTTTTGGGTAATGATAATCGGAATTTATTGTATGTTCCTACATTTGACAATGTGGGTAGTGTGGTTAATGGTAGTGGGGTAAATGATAGTGGGGCGACGGTTAAAGAAGAGAAGGGTAATGAGCAATTTATGGATGTGGATAGTGAAGGAGGAAAGGAAAAGGAAACCGAATTGCCTAAAGAAGAAAATGATGGAAACGTGAAGCCCTGTTCGTCGTCTCAGTCTTTGCCTTTTAGTGGGTTAGAATGGCTATTAGGTTCTAGGAATAAGATATATATTGCCTCTGAACGACCCTCGAAGAAAAGGAAGCTTTTGGGTGGAGATGCAGGGTTGGAGAAGCTTCTAGTTGCTCGTCCTGTAGAAGGGTCCGTTTCGTTTTGTCATTATTGTAGTTTAGGCGACCATGGTGATGTGTTGAACAGACTGATCGTTTGTAGTTCTTGTAATGTCGCTGTTCATCAGAGATGCTATGGTGTGCAGGATGATATTGAGGGTTCTTGGTTGTGTTCTTGGTGCAAGCAAAAGAACGAGACGGTAAGTAAGGACAAGCCATGTGTGCTTTGCCCAAAAAGCGGTGGTGCTTTGAAACCATGTAGGGAAAGAGGTCAAGAATCTTCTGGACTGGAGTTTGCTCACTTGTTTTGTTCTCAGTGGATGCCTGAGGTATTTGTTGAGAATACTAGGATCATGGAGCCAATAATGAATGTCGATGGTATAAAGGATAcacggaagaagttaatttgttATCTGTGCAAGGTGAAACATGGGGCGTGTATTCGGTGCAGTAATG GGGCTTGTAGGACTTCTTTCCATCCTATATGTGCCAGGGAAGCAAGGCACAAAATGGAGATATGGGGGAAACTTGGATGTGATGAT GTTGAATTACGCGCATTCTGCGTGAAGCATTCAGATCTCCAGATCAATAGTAGCAGTCAACAAGGTAGAGGAACTGCAGTAGACATTTCTTGTGTCACAGGTAACAGTCAGTTGGCAGCGTCAGTTACAGCCAAACCACACAAGTTAAAGCTTGGCTTAAGAAATGGAGACAAAACAGTGTTGCACACCGACAATTCTATCTCGGGTTTAGATAAGTTGAATGGTGATGCATTACATCAAGATGGACTGCTAGAGAAGGGCTTGAGTGTTAAACGTCAAACAGAATGCGGTGTTTCACAGCAGCCTGTTGATTGGGGTTTTTGTGAAAATAAAGATGGCGATGTGGCTGATCCTGTAAATTTCACCTTGATATTAAAAAAG TTAATAGAGCAGAAAAAAGTTGATGTGAAAGATGTTGCTGTGGAGATTGGTGTACCTTCAGACTTGTTGGCCTCAATGCTCAAC GATGATAAAATGGTTCCTGACATACAGTTCAAGGTAGCTAAGTGGTTGAAGAATCATGCTTATATTGGAAGTTTACAGAAAACTCTAAAAGTTAAAATTAAATCCACGATAGTGCCAAAGGTTGAGGCTGGTGTGGTGGATGATTTGGATTCCATTAGAGTTACAGAACCCGAGATTACAGACTTCGTACCCGTCAAGTCTGTACCACCTCGAAGAAGAACCAAAAACAATGTCAGGGTTGTGAAAGATGGTGAATCACTTTATTCACCTAAGGAGACACTCAACATTGACGGAGTAGCTGCAGAAGAAGCTAAAACTAGTGTGAATGGAAGAGAAGATTCAAGTTGTCCAAGAGAGCTTCCTTCTGCTGGTGTGCGGAAG GTTATGGTTGAGACTATTCCCTCAAAAGCAACTCTAGCGGGTGATCCCAACAGTGATGAAG AACCATCAAAGGTTTCAATCCATTGCCCTGGCAATGGTCAAGCGGAGCAGGGTGCTTTATCTGATCAGAATCTTGCGACTTTTGCTGATACGAGCAGCACGATTTCGTCGGTTTCTTTCGATCACTTACCAGATGTCCT TAAACGGGAAGCATTCCACAGCTCTTACATTCACCCTTTTATTCAGAATAGATTAAGGCAAATGGAGAGCGGGGTTCCTTTGGATG ATTTGAGACAGGGTGAGGTTTCTCAGATTGAAGCATCTTCCAGTTCAGGAATCTGCTGCAGTCAACATTCGCAACAATCAGCTTCTGGCAACCTCCTCAAATTGAATGGTGCATGGCCTGAACAGTTGGTGAAAGCGAGTGCTATGGGCCTGCTGGAGCTTTCACCAGCAGATGAGGTGGAAGGAGAGCTAGTTTATTACCAACACAGACTGCTTTGTAATGCTGCTGCAAGAAAACGTTTTAGTG atgaTTTAATTGTTAAGGTTGTGAATAGTCTCCAACAGGAGACTGATGCTGCTAGACAACGAGAATGGGATACAGTGTTAGTTAGCCAATATCTTTATGAGCTTAGGGAAGCCAAAAAGCAAGGAAGGAAAGAAAAACGACATCAGGAGGCTCAGACTGTACTGGCTGCTGCAACTGCGGCAGCTGCCGCATCGTCTAGGATTTCATCATTGAGGAAAGACAATGTAGAAGAATCCACGCACCAGGAG ATGAATGCTACCAATGAAAGGCTTAGGCTTTCTTCCCAACAGCATCCTCGGGTCAAGGAGACGCTTTCAAGGCCAACCGGTGTTCGGATATTACCAGAAACTAACTCTGATCTTGTCCAGCTAGGTTCAGATATTTCAAAAGACCATGCCAGAACTTGTGATGTCTGTAGACGGTCCGAGACCATTTTGAATCCTATTCTAGTTTGTACGAGCTGCAAG GTTGCTGTTCACTTGGATTGCTATCGAAGTGTAAGAAACTCAGCAGGCCCTTGGTATTGTGAACTATGCGAGGAGTTATTGTCATCTGGGGGCTCTGGAGCTCAAGCTTCTTATCTTTGGGAGAAGGAGAAACCATGTTTTGTCGCTGAATGTGGGTTATGTGGCGGTACTGCTGGTGCTTTTAGAAAGTCAAATGATGGTCAATGGGTTCACGCCTTCTGTGCTGAA TGGACCTTTGAATCAACATTCAGAAGAGGACAAGTACATCCAATTGAGGGACTG GCAACTGTCCCCAAGGGTAATGATGTCTGCCTCGTTTGCCAGCGGAGAAAAGGTGTATGCGCTAAG TGTAGTTATGGTCACTGTCAGAGTACATTCCATCCCTCGTGTGCCAGAAGTGCTGGCTTGTTTTTAAGCATGAGAACTAATGGTGGCAAGTTGCAGCACAAAGCTTATTGTGATAAACATAGTTTGGAACAGAGACTTAAG TCTGAGACTCAGAGACATGGGGTGGAAGAATTGAAGAGTCTGAAGCAAGTCAGG GTTGAATTTGAGCGATTACGGCTATTATGCGAAAGGATCGTTAAGCGGGAGAAGCTGAAG CGTGAAGTAATCCTTTGCTCACATGATATTCTGGCTTCAAGTAGAGACAACGCTGTTTTATCTGCTCTAACTCGACACCCTTACTTCCAACCTGATGTTAGTTCAGATTCAGCTACTACGACATCTATTAAAGGCTACACGGATGGCTGTAAATCAGGCAGTGAAACGATACAAAGATCAGATGACATAACGGTAGACAGTGCTGTAGCAGGGAAACGGCACATTAAGTTTCCTGTGAATATGGATTGTGATCGGAAGACTGATGATATTTCTACATCACCCAACCCTGTTACACAGAACCCGGCACAACGGGTGTCTTTTTCTGGGAAGCAAATCCCATATAGAGCTTCTTCCAATTCTACAGATCATGGTGACAAGCGATTGAGATACAGAAAG CATATGGAAACTTTTGAGAAAGAGCTGTTAATGACTTCAAATCAAGCCTCAGTGAAGAACCAGCGATTACCTAAAGGGTACGTCTATGTCCCAATCCGGTGCCTTCCTAAGGAGGAGGAAGCTGCTCCAGATGAGTGTTCTGGAGAACCACTGGATCCTGATGGATAG
- the LOC132627076 gene encoding uncharacterized protein LOC132627076 isoform X3 codes for MVAAAEMSGGNGGGGRCLRRRKIMEKECPISVPRVSENNEITERPLKFDEITELPQQIDFYTQARKALCLRGPFDSSEDATTTTSTQHTAHLTLPNNLAQLLNKHSDSRKRHKKSNVGTETKKKSSSRQKGGRNTGIWDHVEEYFRELNVDDIDRLYKLGSFEFLGNDNRNLLYVPTFDNVGSVVNGSGVNDSGATVKEEKGNEQFMDVDSEGGKEKETELPKEENDGNVKPCSSSQSLPFSGLEWLLGSRNKIYIASERPSKKRKLLGGDAGLEKLLVARPVEGSVSFCHYCSLGDHGDVLNRLIVCSSCNVAVHQRCYGVQDDIEGSWLCSWCKQKNETVSKDKPCVLCPKSGGALKPCRERGQESSGLEFAHLFCSQWMPEVFVENTRIMEPIMNVDGIKDTRKKLICYLCKVKHGACIRCSNGACRTSFHPICAREARHKMEIWGKLGCDDVELRAFCVKHSDLQINSSSQQGRGTAVDISCVTGNSQLAASVTAKPHKLKLGLRNGDKTVLHTDNSISGLDKLNGDALHQDGLLEKGLSVKRQTECGVSQQPVDWGFCENKDGDVADPVNFTLILKKLIEQKKVDVKDVAVEIGVPSDLLASMLNDDKMVPDIQFKVAKWLKNHAYIGSLQKTLKVKIKSTIVPKVEAGVVDDLDSIRVTEPEITDFVPVKSVPPRRRTKNNVRVVKDGESLYSPKETLNIDGVAAEEAKTSVNGREDSSCPRELPSAGVRKVMVETIPSKATLAGDPNSDEEPSKVSIHCPGNGQAEQGALSDQNLATFADTSSTISKREAFHSSYIHPFIQNRLRQMESGVPLDDLRQGEVSQIEASSSSGICCSQHSQQSASGNLLKLNGAWPEQLVKASAMGLLELSPADEVEGELVYYQHRLLCNAAARKRFSDDLIVKVVNSLQQETDAARQREWDTVLVSQYLYELREAKKQGRKEKRHQEAQTVLAAATAAAAASSRISSLRKDNVEESTHQEVMNATNERLRLSSQQHPRVKETLSRPTGVRILPETNSDLVQLGSDISKDHARTCDVCRRSETILNPILVCTSCKVAVHLDCYRSVRNSAGPWYCELCEELLSSGGSGAQASYLWEKEKPCFVAECGLCGGTAGAFRKSNDGQWVHAFCAEWTFESTFRRGQVHPIEGLATVPKGNDVCLVCQRRKGVCAKCSYGHCQSTFHPSCARSAGLFLSMRTNGGKLQHKAYCDKHSLEQRLKSETQRHGVEELKSLKQVRVEFERLRLLCERIVKREKLKREVILCSHDILASSRDNAVLSALTRHPYFQPDVSSDSATTTSIKGYTDGCKSGSETIQRSDDITVDSAVAGKRHIKFPVNMDCDRKTDDISTSPNPVTQNPAQRVSFSGKQIPYRASSNSTDHGDKRLRYRKHMETFEKELLMTSNQASVKNQRLPKGYVYVPIRCLPKEEEAAPDECSGEPLDPDG; via the exons ATGGTGGCGGCGGCGGAGATGAGCGGTGGTAACGGCGGCGGTGGGAGATGTCTGCGGCGACGGAAGATAATGGAAAAGGAATGTCCAATATCTGTTCCTAGGGTTTCGGAAAATAATGAAATTACAGAAAGGCCCTTGAAGTTTGATGAAATTACGGAATTGCCCCAACAAATAGATTTTTACACACAGGCAAGAAAAGCTTTGTGTTTACGTGGTCCTTTTGATTCTTCTGAGGATGCTACTACTACTACTTCTACTCAGCATACTGCGCACCTTACTTTACCTAATAATTTAGCTCAGTTGTTAAATAAACATTCTGATAGTAGAAAAAGGCATAAGAAGTCGAATGTAGGTACCGAAACGAAGAAGAAGTCGTCGTCGAGACAAAAGGGAGGTCGTAATACTGGAATTTGGGATCATGTTGAGGAATACTTTCGTGAATTAAATGTGGATGATATTGATAGATTGTATAAACTTGGGTCTTTCGAGTTTTTGGGTAATGATAATCGGAATTTATTGTATGTTCCTACATTTGACAATGTGGGTAGTGTGGTTAATGGTAGTGGGGTAAATGATAGTGGGGCGACGGTTAAAGAAGAGAAGGGTAATGAGCAATTTATGGATGTGGATAGTGAAGGAGGAAAGGAAAAGGAAACCGAATTGCCTAAAGAAGAAAATGATGGAAACGTGAAGCCCTGTTCGTCGTCTCAGTCTTTGCCTTTTAGTGGGTTAGAATGGCTATTAGGTTCTAGGAATAAGATATATATTGCCTCTGAACGACCCTCGAAGAAAAGGAAGCTTTTGGGTGGAGATGCAGGGTTGGAGAAGCTTCTAGTTGCTCGTCCTGTAGAAGGGTCCGTTTCGTTTTGTCATTATTGTAGTTTAGGCGACCATGGTGATGTGTTGAACAGACTGATCGTTTGTAGTTCTTGTAATGTCGCTGTTCATCAGAGATGCTATGGTGTGCAGGATGATATTGAGGGTTCTTGGTTGTGTTCTTGGTGCAAGCAAAAGAACGAGACGGTAAGTAAGGACAAGCCATGTGTGCTTTGCCCAAAAAGCGGTGGTGCTTTGAAACCATGTAGGGAAAGAGGTCAAGAATCTTCTGGACTGGAGTTTGCTCACTTGTTTTGTTCTCAGTGGATGCCTGAGGTATTTGTTGAGAATACTAGGATCATGGAGCCAATAATGAATGTCGATGGTATAAAGGATAcacggaagaagttaatttgttATCTGTGCAAGGTGAAACATGGGGCGTGTATTCGGTGCAGTAATG GGGCTTGTAGGACTTCTTTCCATCCTATATGTGCCAGGGAAGCAAGGCACAAAATGGAGATATGGGGGAAACTTGGATGTGATGAT GTTGAATTACGCGCATTCTGCGTGAAGCATTCAGATCTCCAGATCAATAGTAGCAGTCAACAAGGTAGAGGAACTGCAGTAGACATTTCTTGTGTCACAGGTAACAGTCAGTTGGCAGCGTCAGTTACAGCCAAACCACACAAGTTAAAGCTTGGCTTAAGAAATGGAGACAAAACAGTGTTGCACACCGACAATTCTATCTCGGGTTTAGATAAGTTGAATGGTGATGCATTACATCAAGATGGACTGCTAGAGAAGGGCTTGAGTGTTAAACGTCAAACAGAATGCGGTGTTTCACAGCAGCCTGTTGATTGGGGTTTTTGTGAAAATAAAGATGGCGATGTGGCTGATCCTGTAAATTTCACCTTGATATTAAAAAAG TTAATAGAGCAGAAAAAAGTTGATGTGAAAGATGTTGCTGTGGAGATTGGTGTACCTTCAGACTTGTTGGCCTCAATGCTCAAC GATGATAAAATGGTTCCTGACATACAGTTCAAGGTAGCTAAGTGGTTGAAGAATCATGCTTATATTGGAAGTTTACAGAAAACTCTAAAAGTTAAAATTAAATCCACGATAGTGCCAAAGGTTGAGGCTGGTGTGGTGGATGATTTGGATTCCATTAGAGTTACAGAACCCGAGATTACAGACTTCGTACCCGTCAAGTCTGTACCACCTCGAAGAAGAACCAAAAACAATGTCAGGGTTGTGAAAGATGGTGAATCACTTTATTCACCTAAGGAGACACTCAACATTGACGGAGTAGCTGCAGAAGAAGCTAAAACTAGTGTGAATGGAAGAGAAGATTCAAGTTGTCCAAGAGAGCTTCCTTCTGCTGGTGTGCGGAAG GTTATGGTTGAGACTATTCCCTCAAAAGCAACTCTAGCGGGTGATCCCAACAGTGATGAAG AACCATCAAAGGTTTCAATCCATTGCCCTGGCAATGGTCAAGCGGAGCAGGGTGCTTTATCTGATCAGAATCTTGCGACTTTTGCTGATACGAGCAGCACGATTTC TAAACGGGAAGCATTCCACAGCTCTTACATTCACCCTTTTATTCAGAATAGATTAAGGCAAATGGAGAGCGGGGTTCCTTTGGATG ATTTGAGACAGGGTGAGGTTTCTCAGATTGAAGCATCTTCCAGTTCAGGAATCTGCTGCAGTCAACATTCGCAACAATCAGCTTCTGGCAACCTCCTCAAATTGAATGGTGCATGGCCTGAACAGTTGGTGAAAGCGAGTGCTATGGGCCTGCTGGAGCTTTCACCAGCAGATGAGGTGGAAGGAGAGCTAGTTTATTACCAACACAGACTGCTTTGTAATGCTGCTGCAAGAAAACGTTTTAGTG atgaTTTAATTGTTAAGGTTGTGAATAGTCTCCAACAGGAGACTGATGCTGCTAGACAACGAGAATGGGATACAGTGTTAGTTAGCCAATATCTTTATGAGCTTAGGGAAGCCAAAAAGCAAGGAAGGAAAGAAAAACGACATCAGGAGGCTCAGACTGTACTGGCTGCTGCAACTGCGGCAGCTGCCGCATCGTCTAGGATTTCATCATTGAGGAAAGACAATGTAGAAGAATCCACGCACCAGGAGGTT ATGAATGCTACCAATGAAAGGCTTAGGCTTTCTTCCCAACAGCATCCTCGGGTCAAGGAGACGCTTTCAAGGCCAACCGGTGTTCGGATATTACCAGAAACTAACTCTGATCTTGTCCAGCTAGGTTCAGATATTTCAAAAGACCATGCCAGAACTTGTGATGTCTGTAGACGGTCCGAGACCATTTTGAATCCTATTCTAGTTTGTACGAGCTGCAAG GTTGCTGTTCACTTGGATTGCTATCGAAGTGTAAGAAACTCAGCAGGCCCTTGGTATTGTGAACTATGCGAGGAGTTATTGTCATCTGGGGGCTCTGGAGCTCAAGCTTCTTATCTTTGGGAGAAGGAGAAACCATGTTTTGTCGCTGAATGTGGGTTATGTGGCGGTACTGCTGGTGCTTTTAGAAAGTCAAATGATGGTCAATGGGTTCACGCCTTCTGTGCTGAA TGGACCTTTGAATCAACATTCAGAAGAGGACAAGTACATCCAATTGAGGGACTG GCAACTGTCCCCAAGGGTAATGATGTCTGCCTCGTTTGCCAGCGGAGAAAAGGTGTATGCGCTAAG TGTAGTTATGGTCACTGTCAGAGTACATTCCATCCCTCGTGTGCCAGAAGTGCTGGCTTGTTTTTAAGCATGAGAACTAATGGTGGCAAGTTGCAGCACAAAGCTTATTGTGATAAACATAGTTTGGAACAGAGACTTAAG TCTGAGACTCAGAGACATGGGGTGGAAGAATTGAAGAGTCTGAAGCAAGTCAGG GTTGAATTTGAGCGATTACGGCTATTATGCGAAAGGATCGTTAAGCGGGAGAAGCTGAAG CGTGAAGTAATCCTTTGCTCACATGATATTCTGGCTTCAAGTAGAGACAACGCTGTTTTATCTGCTCTAACTCGACACCCTTACTTCCAACCTGATGTTAGTTCAGATTCAGCTACTACGACATCTATTAAAGGCTACACGGATGGCTGTAAATCAGGCAGTGAAACGATACAAAGATCAGATGACATAACGGTAGACAGTGCTGTAGCAGGGAAACGGCACATTAAGTTTCCTGTGAATATGGATTGTGATCGGAAGACTGATGATATTTCTACATCACCCAACCCTGTTACACAGAACCCGGCACAACGGGTGTCTTTTTCTGGGAAGCAAATCCCATATAGAGCTTCTTCCAATTCTACAGATCATGGTGACAAGCGATTGAGATACAGAAAG CATATGGAAACTTTTGAGAAAGAGCTGTTAATGACTTCAAATCAAGCCTCAGTGAAGAACCAGCGATTACCTAAAGGGTACGTCTATGTCCCAATCCGGTGCCTTCCTAAGGAGGAGGAAGCTGCTCCAGATGAGTGTTCTGGAGAACCACTGGATCCTGATGGATAG